One window from the genome of Rhinoderma darwinii isolate aRhiDar2 unplaced genomic scaffold, aRhiDar2.hap1 Scaffold_35, whole genome shotgun sequence encodes:
- the LOC142707552 gene encoding uncharacterized protein LOC142707552 translates to MENHPANEFRNWTILSLQERARGLGLNYQGLSKEPLIDLLVSASQVTSSQVANGHAPETGALTAKSQWLVWYEEEMAALGSIVTLEYQLEAANMAKQRQAAMEAERGQNITWGESRRNRETLRVTRKEFKPFNEETGDVEGFFQDFEQQCALLDVPTSDWMRVLVGLLEGGAAEAYRTLDAQWNRDYDIVKQTILDYYAVTPDSHRAQFRDLPCTAGGSFRMYAHKMSRACQRWLEAESAFTVDDILQAFLKEQFYTKCPQEIREWVRERKPPTLNGAAALADEALTIKPQWRRLLDNKPQSNPAPRPPPVIYGPQPIRRPMTTMPTNPGAPQFRPRYGGISERKCYGCGQPGHLQSRCPSRNRRELRPFPPPPGHLVHSILPEEEFPPPPPEWTTEPCITETPPGLYGIQSLAKSYPEQRQRHLQDVFIDGYKVTGFRDTGAFLTIADPRVVRPEAIHQGPGIPIALAGGTRKYIQKAAVHLDYGYGERLCWIGVMGGLPADVLLGNDIGELQCHFVGAVTRNQAAQAQRISDFTVEQHPGPPTELVRATSTASTLRDFWDREEFRQEIEGDPTLAAIKLRAETGQEGENGDRITRDKGLYYRLVEARGGVNPEATTRQLIVPQKYRLQLLQLAHDIPLSGHQGRKRTEKRITHNFYWPGVSQSVVRYCRTCDVCQRMRHPGARHKVPLQSLPIIEEPFQRVAVDIIGPLAHPSRTGKRFILTVVDYATRYPEAVALSSITAMKVAEALVTIFTRVGFPSEILSDQGTQFMSDLVQSLWHTCGVRAIRTTPYHPQTNGLCERFNGTLKNMLRAFADTERDWEQYLPHLLFAYREVPQESTGFSPFELLYGRKVRGPLTLLKEYWEGEITDTGVPVIPYVLEFRDRLTRLTTLAKEHLQQAQYRQKTWYDRKARTREFIEGQQVLMINAVPANKLQATWDGPYRVIRKLNDTNYVIAMDPSGRRQKTVHINMLKEYHDRSLPVLAICCPPSDKEGDDSLPDLLHLPRAGGTLNQVPLGLHLSDIQKDDILALLGPRASAFSSAPGRTTLTSHHVETQGQRPIQQAPYRVPEAVRDMIKSELADMKQLGIIRPSQSPWASPVVLVPKKDGTTRFCVDYRRLNDATKSDAYPMPRIDDLLDRLASARFVTTLDLSKGYWQIPLTENARERSAFITPFGLFEFLGMPFGMKNAPATFQRLVDRLLEQCQDFACAYLDDIAIFSTSWEEHLKHLGIVLDHILAAGLTIRPDKCQLGMAEVQYLGHRVGGGTLRPEPAKVEVISNWPTPQTKKQVLAFLGTASYYRKFVSHFSALAKPLNDLTRKNMPRMVKWAPACEEAFTALKTALTTAPVLAAPDYKRRFLVQTDASTYGIGAVLSQIDAAGHEHPVAFISRKLLDREVAYATIEKECLAIVWALKKLQPYLYGRDFTIVTDHNPLTWLNRVSGDNGRLLRWSLSLQPYSFSIQ, encoded by the coding sequence ATGGAGAACCACCCAGCGAATGAGTTCCGGAACTGGACCATACTTAGTCTCCAAGAACGAGCCCGAGGACTTGGCCTGAACTACCAGGGACTATCTAAAGAGCCATTAATTGATCTACTGGTGAGTGCTAGCCAGGTGACCTCCTCCCAGGTGGCTAATGGACATGCTCCGGAGACAGGGGCTCTTACCGCTAAAAGCCAATGGTTAGTGTGGTATGAGGAGGAAATGGCAGCTCTGGGATCAATCGTTACTCTGGAGTATCAGCTGGAAGCTGCTAACATGGCAAAACAGAGACAGGCTGCAATGGAGGCCGAAAGAGGGCAGAATATTACCTGGGGTGAGAGCCGGAGAAACCGGGAAACTTTACGGGTCACCCGGAAGGAATTCAAGCCGTTTAATGAGGAAACTGGGGATGTGGAAGGGTTTTTCCAGGACTTTGAACAGCAGTGCGCCCTGCTGGATGTACCCACCTCTGATTGGATGCGTGTTTTAGTGGGGCTCCTTGAAGGGGGAGCCGCAGAAGCATACCGGACCCTAGACGCACAGTGGAACCGGGACTATGACATTGTGAAACAAACTATTTTGGACTACTATGCCGTCACCCCAGACTCACATCGGGCCCAATTCCGAGACCTTCCCTGTACTGCTGGTGGATCTTTTAGGATGTATGCCCATAAAATGTCCCGGGCGTGTCAGAGATGGCTGGAAGCCGAGAGCGCCTTCACTGTGGACGATATTCTACAAGCGTTCCTGAAAGAACAGTTTTATACCAAGTGCCCCCAGGAAATACGGGAATGGGTCCGCGAACGTAAGCCACCaacattgaatggagctgcagcCCTGGCTGATGAGGCACTTACCATCAAACCTCAGTGGAGGAGGCTACTGGACAATAAACCTCAATCTAACCCAGCCCCCCGGCCACCTCCTGTCATATACGGCCCTCAACCCATCCGCAGGCCAATGACAACCATGCCAACCAATCCAGGGGCCCCACAGTTCCGACCGCGATATGGAGGGATCTCAGAAAGGAAGTGTTATGGGTGCGGTCAGCCTGGCCACTTACAGTCTAGGTGCCCCTCAAGAAATCGAAGGGAGCTCcgacctttcccccctccccctggGCATCTTGTGCACTCCATCCTGCCTGAGGAAGAGTTCCCACCACCCCCACCAGAGTGGACTACCGAACCCTGCATCACAGAGACCCCCCCTGGCTTATATGGCATTCAGTCCCTTGCGAAAAGTTACCCAGAGCAAAGGCAGCGCCATCTGCAGGATGTTTTTATTGATGGATATAAGGTGACTGGCTTTAGAGACACTGGGGCGTTCCTGACCATTGCTGACCCACGTGTGGTTCGGCCAGAGGCAATCCATCAAGGCCCAGGAATACCCATCGCACTGGCAGGGGGTACTCGCAAATATATCCAGAAGGCTGCTGTACATTTGGATTATGGTTACGGAGAAAGACTGTGTTGGATTGGAGTTATGGGTGGACTTCCCGCGGATGTTCTCCTTGGGAATGACATTGGGGAATTACAGTGCCATTTTGTGGGAGCTGTCACCCGTAACCAAGCTGCCCAAGCACAGAGAATTTCTGATTTTACTGTGGAGCAGCATCCAGGACCCCCAACTGAACTGGTAAGAGCTACATCTACTGCTTCTACATTGAGAGACTTTTGGGACCGGGAAGAGTTTAGGCAAGAAATAGAAGGTGATCCGACCTTGGCAGCTATTAAACTAAGGGCAGAAACTGGGCAGGAGGGAGAGAATGGCGATAGGATCACCAGGGATAAGGGATTGTATTATCGGTTAGTAGAGGCCCGGGGTGGGGTCAACCCTGAAGCGACTACCAGGCAACTCATTGTCCCCCAAAAGTATAGGCTGCAGCTACTCCAACTGGCTCATGACATCCCCTTATCGGGTCATCAAGGTAGGAAACGGACAGAGAAAAGAATCACCcacaacttttactggcctggcGTTTCACAATCAGTAGTTCGATACTGCCGTACCTGTGATGTGTGCCAACGGATGCGACATCCAGGTGCTCGTCACAAGGTACCCCTGCAATCCCTGCCAATCATTGAGGAGCCATTTCAGCGTGTAGCTGTGGATATAATAGGACCTTTGGCGCACCCCAGCAGAACAGGGAAACGGTTTATTCTGACGGTGGTGGATTATGCCACCCGCTATCCTGAGGCCGTGGCTCTGTCCAGCATTACAGCCATGAAGGTAGCAGAGGCTCTTGTTACCATCTTTACCCGAGTAGGGTTCCCCAGTGAAATACTATCAGACCAAGGAACTCAGTTCATGTCAGACCTGGTCCAGTCTCTCTGGCACACCTGTGGCGTCCGAGCCATTCGTACCACCCCATACCACCCCCAAACCAATGGACTGTGTGAACGTTTCAATGGAACCCTAAAAAATATGCTTCGCGCCTTTGCAGACACTGAACGGGACTGGGAGCAATATCTGCCACATCTCCTGTTTGCCTACCGGGAGGTGCCCCAAGAGTCAACCGGATTTTCCCCTTTCGAACTGCTCTACGGTCGGAAGGTCCGTGGGCCCCTGACCCTTCTAAAGGAATACTGGGAGGGAGAGATCACCGACACTGGAGTACCTGTCATTCCGTATGTTCTGGAATTTCGAGATCGCCTTACACGACTAACTACCTTGGCTAAAGAACACCTGCAACAGGCCCAGTACCGCCAGAAGACCTGGTATGATCGGAAAGCCAGGACCCGTGAGTTTATTGAAGGACAACAAGTGCTTATGATTAACGCTGTCCCTGCCAACAAGCTGCAAGCAACATGGGATGGTCCTTACCGAGTTATCCGAAAACTTAATGACACTAACTACGTCATTGCCATGGACCCTAGTGGCCGGCGACAAAAGACGGTCCACATCAACATGCTGAAAGAGTACCACGACCGATCCCTGCCTGTTTTGGCTATCTGCTGTCCCCCTAGTGATAAGGAAGGAGACGACTCCCTACCAGACCTTCTGCATCTGCCTCGAGCTGGGGGTACTCTGAACCAAGTGCCCCTAGGACTCCATCTGTCAGATATCCAAAAGGATGATATTCTCGCCTTGCTGGGACCAAGAGCTTCCGCTTTCTCCTCAGCACCTGGACGGACAACTCTCACCAGTCACCATGTGGAAACTCAAGGGCAACGCCCCATCCAGCAGGCCCCCTACCGAGTTCCAGAGGCTGTTCGGGACATGATCAAAAGTGAACTGGCGGACATGAAACAACTTGGGATTATTAGGCCTTCCCAGAGCCCCTGGGCATCCCCTGTGGTACTGGTGCCCAAAAAGGATGGCACAACGCGATTCTGCGTAGATTACCGGCGCCTAAACgatgccaccaaaagtgacgcgtACCCTATGCCCCGGATTGACGATCTACTGGATCGGCTAGCCAGTGCTCGATTTGTAACTACATTAGACTTGAGCAAGGGGTACTGGCAGATACCCCTAACAGAGAATGCCCGGGAGCGATCTGCGTTTATTACCCCCTTTGGACTCTTTGAGTTCTTGGGAATGCCCTTTGGGATGAAAAATGCCCCAGCAACCTTCCAAAGATTGGTAGACCGGCTGCTAGAACAATGTCAGGACTTTGCCTGTGCATACTTGGATGATATTGCCATTTTCAGCACATCATGGGAGGAACATCTTAAACATTTGGGCATAGTGCTAGACCATATTCTCGCAGCAGGACTGACAATTCGCCCTGATAAATGCCAGTTGGGTATGGCTGAGGTGCAGTATCTGGGGCACAGAGTAGGAGGTGGGACATTAAGACCTGAGCCTGCCAAGGTGGAAGTCATTAGCAACTGGCCTACCCCTCAAACTAAGAAACAAGTACTGGCCTTTTTGGGGACCGCTAGTTACTACCGAAAATTTGTTTCTCATTTCAGTGCCCTGGCAAAGCCCCTAAATGACCTGACCCGCAAAAACATGCCAAGAATGGTGAAGTGGGCACCTGCCTGCGAGGAAGCCTTTACAGCATTAAAGACGGctctcaccactgcccctgtcttgGCCGCACCAGACTACAAGCGCAGGTTCCTTGTGCAGACAGATGCGTCCACCTACGGGATTGGAGCAGTTCTTAGCCAGATAGATGCGGCTGGGCATGAGCATCCAGTTGCTTTCATAAGTCGTAAACTCCTGGATCGGGAAGTTGCCTATGCTACTATTGAAAAAGAGTGCCTTGCCATCGTATGGGCTCTCAAAAAATTACAGCCATACCTGTATGGCAGAGACTTTACCATTGTAACGGATCACAACCCCCTCACATGGCTGAACCGAGTGTCAGGGGACAATGGACGATTACTGCGGTGGAGCCTGTCCTTACAACCTTACAGCTTCTCCATCCAATAG
- the LOC142707553 gene encoding uncharacterized protein LOC142707553 — protein sequence MGGLPADVLLGNDIGELQCHFVGAVTRNQAAQAQRISDFTVEQHPGPPTELVRATSTASTLRDFWDREEFRQEIEGDPTLAAIKLRAETGQEGENGDRITRDKGLYYRLVEARGGVNPEATTRQLIVPQKYRLQLLQLAHDIPLSGHQGRKRTEKRITHNFYWPGVSQSVVRYCRTCDVCQRMRHPGARHKVPLQSLPIIEEPFQRVAVDIIGPLAHPSRTGKRFILTVVDYATRYPEAVALSSITAMKVAEALVTIFTRVGFPSEILSDQGTQFMSDLVQSLWHTCGVRAIRTTPYHPQTNGLCERFNGTLKNMLRAFADTERDWEQYLPHLLFAYREVPQESTGFSPFELLYGRKVRGPLTLLKEYWEGEITDTGVPVIPYVLEFRDRLTRLTTLAKEHLQQAQYRQKTWYDRKARTREFIEGQQVLMINAVPANKLQATWDGPYRVIRKLNDTNYVIAMDPSGRRQKTVHINMLKEYHDRSLPVLAICCPPSDKEGDDSLPDLLHLSRAGGTLNQVPLVLHLSDIQKDDILALLGPRASAFSSAPGRTTLTSHHVETQGQRPIQQAPYRVPEAVRDMIKSELADMKQLGIIRPSQSPWASPVVLVPKKDGTTRFCVDYRRLNDATKSDAYPMPRIDDLLDRLASARFVTTLDLSKGYWQIPLTENARERSAFITPFGLFEFLGMPFGMKNAPATFQRLVDRLLEQCQDFACAYLDDIAIFSTSWEEHLKHLGIVLDHILAAGLTIRPDKCQLGMAEVQYLGHRVGGGTLRPEPAKVEAISNWPTPQTKKQVLAFLGTASYYRKFVSHFSALAKPLNDLTRKNMPRMVKWAPACEEAFTALKTALTTAPVLAAPDYKRRFLVQTDASTYGIGAVLSQIDAAGHEHPVAFISRKLLDREVAYATIEKECLAIVWALKKLQPYLYGRDFTIVTDHNPLTWLNRVSGDNGRLLRWSLSLQPYSFSIQ from the coding sequence ATTTTACTGTGGAGCAGCATCCAGGACCCCCAACTGAACTGGTAAGAGCTACATCTACTGCTTCTACATTGAGAGACTTTTGGGACCGGGAAGAGTTTAGGCAAGAAATAGAAGGTGATCCGACCTTGGCAGCTATTAAACTAAGGGCAGAAACTGGGCAGGAGGGAGAGAATGGCGATAGGATCACCAGGGATAAGGGATTGTATTATCGGTTAGTAGAGGCCCGGGGTGGGGTCAACCCTGAAGCGACTACCAGGCAACTCATTGTCCCCCAAAAGTATAGGCTGCAGCTACTCCAACTGGCTCATGACATCCCCTTATCGGGTCATCAAGGTAGGAAACGGACAGAGAAAAGAATCACCcacaacttttactggcctggcGTTTCACAATCAGTAGTTCGATACTGCCGTACCTGTGATGTGTGCCAACGGATGCGACATCCAGGTGCTCGTCACAAGGTACCCCTGCAATCCCTGCCAATCATTGAGGAGCCATTTCAGCGTGTAGCTGTGGATATAATAGGACCTTTGGCGCACCCCAGCAGAACAGGGAAACGGTTTATTCTGACGGTGGTGGATTATGCCACCCGCTATCCTGAGGCCGTGGCTCTGTCCAGCATTACAGCCATGAAGGTAGCAGAGGCTCTTGTTACCATCTTTACCCGAGTAGGGTTCCCCAGTGAAATACTATCAGACCAAGGAACTCAGTTCATGTCAGACCTGGTCCAGTCTCTCTGGCACACCTGTGGCGTCCGAGCCATTCGTACCACCCCATACCACCCCCAAACCAATGGACTGTGTGAACGTTTCAATGGAACCCTAAAAAATATGCTTCGCGCCTTTGCAGACACTGAACGGGACTGGGAGCAATATCTGCCACATCTCCTGTTTGCCTACCGGGAGGTGCCCCAAGAGTCAACCGGATTTTCCCCTTTCGAACTGCTCTACGGTCGGAAGGTCCGTGGGCCCCTGACCCTTCTAAAGGAATACTGGGAGGGAGAGATCACCGACACTGGAGTACCTGTCATTCCGTATGTTCTGGAATTTCGAGATCGCCTTACACGACTAACTACCTTGGCTAAAGAACACCTGCAACAGGCCCAGTACCGCCAGAAGACCTGGTATGATCGGAAAGCCAGGACCCGTGAGTTTATTGAAGGACAACAAGTGCTTATGATTAACGCTGTCCCTGCCAACAAGCTGCAAGCAACATGGGATGGTCCTTACCGAGTTATCCGAAAACTTAATGACACTAACTACGTCATTGCCATGGACCCTAGTGGCCGGCGACAAAAGACGGTCCACATCAACATGCTGAAAGAGTACCACGACCGATCCCTGCCTGTTTTGGCTATCTGCTGTCCCCCTAGTGATAAGGAAGGAGACGACTCCCTACCAGACCTTCTGCATCTGTCTCGAGCTGGGGGTACTCTGAACCAAGTGCCCCTAGTACTCCATCTGTCAGATATCCAAAAGGATGATATTCTCGCCTTGCTGGGACCAAGAGCTTCCGCTTTCTCCTCAGCACCTGGACGGACAACTCTCACCAGTCACCATGTGGAAACTCAAGGGCAACGCCCCATCCAGCAGGCCCCCTACCGAGTTCCAGAGGCTGTTCGGGACATGATCAAAAGTGAACTGGCGGACATGAAACAACTTGGGATTATTAGGCCTTCCCAGAGCCCCTGGGCATCCCCTGTGGTACTGGTGCCCAAAAAGGATGGCACAACGCGATTCTGCGTAGATTACCGGCGCCTAAACgatgccaccaaaagtgacgcgtACCCTATGCCCCGGATTGACGATCTACTGGATCGGCTAGCCAGTGCTCGATTTGTAACTACATTAGACTTGAGCAAGGGGTACTGGCAGATACCCCTAACAGAGAATGCCCGGGAGCGATCTGCGTTTATTACCCCCTTTGGACTCTTTGAGTTCTTGGGAATGCCCTTTGGGATGAAAAATGCCCCAGCAACCTTCCAAAGATTGGTAGACCGGCTGCTAGAACAATGTCAGGACTTTGCCTGTGCATACTTGGATGATATTGCCATTTTCAGCACATCATGGGAGGAACATCTTAAACACTTGGGCATAGTGCTAGACCATATTCTCGCAGCAGGACTGACAATTCGCCCTGATAAATGCCAGTTGGGTATGGCTGAGGTGCAGTATCTGGGGCACAGAGTAGGAGGTGGGACCCTAAGACCTGAGCCTGCCAAGGTGGAAGCCATTAGCAACTGGCCTACCCCTCAAACTAAGAAACAAGTACTGGCCTTTTTGGGGACCGCTAGTTACTACCGAAAATTTGTTTCTCATTTCAGTGCCCTGGCAAAGCCCCTAAATGACCTGACCCGCAAAAACATGCCAAGAATGGTGAAGTGGGCACCTGCCTGCGAGGAAGCCTTTACAGCATTAAAGACGGctctcaccactgcccctgtcttgGCCGCACCAGACTACAAGCGCAGGTTCCTTGTGCAGACAGATGCGTCCACTTACGGGATTGGAGCAGTTCTTAGCCAGATAGATGCGGCTGGGCATGAGCATCCAGTTGCTTTCATAAGTCGTAAACTCCTGGATCGGGAAGTTGCCTATGCTACTATTGAAAAAGAGTGCCTTGCCATCGTATGGGCTCTCAAAAAATTACAGCCATACCTGTATGGCAGAGACTTTACCATTGTAACGGATCACAACCCCCTCACATGGCTGAACCGAGTGTCAGGGGACAATGGACGATTACTGCGGTGGAGCCTGTCCTTACAACCTTACAGCTTCTCCATCCAATAG